The Nostoc sp. 'Peltigera membranacea cyanobiont' N6 genome contains the following window.
GCTCTTGCAGCAGTCCCCTTACTTTATTCACGGGTGAAAGACTTTGGATTATTACATCTTTACTCTCAATCTGAAGAAGTAGTATGTAATTTATTTACAGGAAATCGACGAGAAAATGCCCAAGCCCTAATTAGAAAGTATTGCGAACAATCTTTTTATTCTGATGTTCGAGTTGCAGCTTGGTAAACCACAAGATGTTTGCACGATAGTTCGTCTAGATGAGCGCACTGGAAACATATTCATCTTATCTGGCAATGAAATAGAAATTTTAATTAGTCGCGATGGAAATTGGCGATATTTATGACAAAACCAAACTTTGATGCTATGAGTGAAGCAGAATTACGCGCCTACGTCATTGCACACCAAGATGATCAAGAGGCTTTTTACGCACTTGCGGATCGTTTGACGGCAAAACCTCCCTCTGCAACTT
Protein-coding sequences here:
- a CDS encoding DUF6888 family protein, producing MFELQLGKPQDVCTIVRLDERTGNIFILSGNEIEILISRDGNWRYL
- a CDS encoding DUF6887 family protein translates to MTKPNFDAMSEAELRAYVIAHQDDQEAFYALADRLTAKPPSATYPASMTPEEIQNAILDIIQQKQRRRSPS